From Dechloromonas sp. A34:
GTCGAGCAGGATCAGGTTGTCCACGGTCCGGCAGGGCAGGCAGGCGAGCAGGCTGTCGCCGGAACGGAAAGTCAGTTGTGTGGGGTCGATGTTGTGGCCCTGACGCGAACGCAGCCAGCCGTGTTTGGAGACGATCAGCGTCGTCGGTTCATCGACGATGGACACCGTCTTGGCGTCCGACATCGTGACCTTGGCATCGGTCTCGATCAGCGTCCGGCGGTCGTCACCGTATTTCTTGGCATCAGCCTCGATTTCGCTGGCGACGCAGGCGCGCAGGGCTTCTTCGGAACTAAGCAGCTTGTTCAGGCCGGCCGCTTCCTCGCGCAGCTTGGCCAGTTCGTCGCCGATCTTGATGCCTTCCAACCGCGCCAGCTGGCGCAGGCGGATTTCGAGGATATCTTCGGCCTGGATTTCCGACAGCTTGAAATGCGCCATCAGGTCGGCCTTGGGGTCGTCCGATTCGCGGATGACCTTGATCACCTTGTCGATGTCGAGCAGCACGGCCAGCCGGCCTTCGAGAATGTGGATACGCTTCTCGGCGGCGGTCAGGCGGTGGCGGGTGCGGCGTTCGACAGTGGCCAGGCGGAAGCGGCACCATTCGGCGATCATGCTGTAGAGCGAGGCCTGGCGTGGCGTGCCGGTGACGCCGAGCACCGTCAGGTTGATCGGCGCATTGGTTTCCAGGCTGGTGTGGGCGAGCAGCATGCGCACCAGATCGTCCTGGCCCTGGCGCGACGAAGCCGGTTCGATGACCAGGCGGATCGCATGCTCCTTGCCCGACTCGTCGCGCACGCCGCTTTCCGAAATGGCGGAGAGGAAGGCTGCCTTGAGGTTCAGTTGCTCCGGCGTAAAGACCTTCTTGCCGGCCTTTTCCTTGGCCACCGGGTTGGAGCAGGCTTCGATCTCCGACATCACGGTGGCGGTCGATACGCCCGGCGGCAGTTCGGTGATCACCAGCCGCCACTGGCCGCGGGCCAGGTTCTCGATCTTCCACTTGGCACGGACGCGCAGGCTGCCGCGGCCGCCGCGGTAGATGGCGGCGATTTCCTCGGGCGACGAGATGATCTGCGCTCCGCCCGGGTAGTCCGGGCCGGGAATCAGCGCCAGCACCTCGTCTTCGCTGAAATCCGGGTTGCGGATCAGGCTGACGGCGGCGTTCGCCACTTCACGCAGGTTGTGGGCCGGGATTTCGGTGGCCATGCCGACCGCGATGCCGGAGGCGCCGTTCAACAGCGCAAAAGGCAGGCGGGCCGGGAGCAGGGCCGGTTCGTCGTTGGCCCCGTCGTAGTTCGGTTTCCAGTCGACTGTGCCTTCGTCGAGTTCGGCGAGCAGTAGCTCGGCGATCGGCGTCAGCCGGGTTTCCGTGTAGCGCATGGCGGCGGCGTTGTCGCCATCGCGCGAGCCGAAATTGCCCTGGCCATCGACGATCGGGTAACGCAGACTCCAGTCCTGGGCCATGCGAACCATCGCGTCGTACACCGAGGAGTCGCCGTGCGGGTGGTATTTGCCGATGACATCGCCGACGACGCGCGCCGACTTTACATGGCGCGGGCTCTTGTACAGGCCCATCCGGTGCATGGCGTAGAGAATCCGGCGCTGCACCGGCTTCTGGCCGTCGGCGGCCGAGGGCAGGGCGCGGCCGGTGACGACGCTCATCGCGTATTCGAGGTAGCGGCGTGCGGCGTAGTCGGCCGGCGAGGGAATGTCGCTGGCCGGTGCGCCGGCGGCGGGTGGCAAGTCAGGCGGCAAGCCGTCTGACAGTTCCGGCGCCAGGGCGGGGGCATAGCCGCCGGCTCGGATTCGGTGGTTTCCAGTTTGGCGTTCGGGTCGAAGAGATTCAATTGGTCGGTCATGGTGTCCTGCAAATCCGATAAGGGCTCATCGGCGCGCGCGGGGGGTTAAATTTTGAGGCCGAATTGTTACGCGCTTTGCCTCTCGCCACAACACGCGTTTGATCATCCCGGCAAATATTCCCGCAGACGCAAAGTCTGGCGAGGCTTAGTCGGCGCAGCGCACCTTTTCGGCAAAAAAGGTGCAATTGAAATATTGCCGCTCGGGCTCCAGATTCATCAGGCGCCCATTGGTCAGTTGCTCGTAACGCTCGACCATCTCGCCACCTTCGCTACCGGCCGCCAGCGCCGAGAACAACAAGTTGATAACTTCGGCCTCCTTGGCGGTGATCTCGGCTTCCGAAACCTTGCCCTGGACAAAGATGAGCCAGATCTTCTGCAGTTCGCCGAACACCTTCTTGAAGTAGGGGCGGCCGCAGGTTCCCCATTCCTGCAGCGCAATGGCGCGATAGTAGAAGACCCGGGACACCTCGCCGGAGATGGTTCGGGCGTTGTACTTACGGTTCCATTCGACCAGATTTTCCGAGCACTGACCGCTGCCTTCAATGTAGGTGTTCAGCACCTGCAGCGGCGCCGTCGGCAGCGCCCTGGCGGGTGTGGCCAGGCCCCAGAGCCAGATCGCCAGCAGACAGATTGAAATCGGGTGCATGTTCAAGATCGTACAGAAAGTAGCGGAGCATTGTCCGCAAACTGCGGTCCCCGGGCCTGGCGGCGGACAACGACTGCCGCGCGTCGTCGGCAAATCTATCACGGTGGCGGCACTTTCGTTCGCTTACGTGGGCAATCCGCTAGACGGCGCGCCCGGCGCTTGATATTACTGTCATATCGTGCCCCAGGAGTCAGGCAAGGCCATGGAACATACCGGCATGCAGATCGCCCGATTGCAGCCTGCCGCGGCGCTGGCCGCGCTGGACAGCGGCCGCGACGGGCTGTCCGGGAAGGAGGCGGCGCGGCGTCTGGGCGAATTCGGCTCCAACCGGGTCGAAGCCGTGGCGCGAAAGTCACCATGGCTCAGCCTGCTCGGCGAATTCATCCATTTTTTCGCACTGGTCCTGTGCTGTGGTTTGCCGCCGCGCTGGCCTTTACTGCGGCCACGCTCGAACCGGGGCAGGGCATGTTCGAATTGGGCCTGGCCATCGTCGGCGTCATCGTGGTCAATGGCAGCTTTTCCTTCTGGCAGAGCCATCGCGCCGAGCAGGCGCTGGCCGCGCTGGAAAAACTCTTGCCGCAGCAGGTCAAGGTACGGCGCGACGGGCGCGAGATGGATATTGCCGCCGATCAACTGGTGCCCGGCGATATCCTGCTGCTCGCCGAAGGCGCCAAGGTACCGGCCGATTGCCGCCTCATCGAAAGCTGGAGCCTGCGCGTCAACCTGTCAACGCTGACCGGCGAAACCTATCCCAAAGCGCGCAGCGAAGCCGCCGAGCCGGCCGCGGCGCTCGACCCGCTGGCCGCCCACTGCCTGCTGCTGGCCGGCACTTTGGTGGTCTCCGGCGAGGGTTGCGCCGTGGTGTACGCCACCGGCATGCGCACAGAGTGTTCGGCCATATCGCCCACCTGACGCAGAGCACCGGCGATACCGAGTCACCGCTGCAGGCTGAAATCCGCCGCGTTTCGCGGCTGGTCGCGATGATGGCGCTCGGCCTCGGCGTCACCTTCTTTCTGCTCGGCCAGGCTATCGGCCTCAATTTCTGGGTCAACCTGATGTTCGCCATCGGCATCATCGTCGCCAATGTACCGGAAGGGCTGCTGCCCACGGTCACGCTGTCGCTCGCCCTGGCTACCCAGCGCATGGCCCGGCGCAATGCGCTGGTCCGCCATCTGCCGGCGGTCGAGACCATGGGCTGCGCGACGGTGATCCTGACCGACAAGACCGGCACCCTGACCCAGAACCGGATGGCGGTGCGCGAGTGGTATGCCGGCGGCCGCCACCATCTTGCCGCCGAACGCTGGCCGGCGGCGCGCGAGCCGCATCTGCGCGCCGTCGCCCGTTTCTGCCACAGCCTGAAATTCAGCGACGGCCAGCCGAGCGGCGATCCGATGGAAATCGCCCTCTGGCAGTTCGCCGGCGAAATGCCGATGCAATGGCAATTCGCCGGCGAGATCGCCTTCGACGCCGAACGGCGGCGGATGTCGGTCTATAGCCGGGAGGCAGATGGCAGCGGCGTGCTGCTCTGCAAGGGGGCGCCGGAGAATGTGCTGGCGCTGTGCACGACCTGGCTCGAAGGCAATACCGTGCGGCCTTTCGACAGCGATGCGTGCGAACGCTTCCGTCTTGCCCATGAAGACCTGGCCAGCCGCGGCCTGCGCGTGCTGGCCTGCGCCTGGAAGCCGCTGGCTGCCGGCGAAGCGCCGGGCGAAGAAGGGCTCGCCCTGTGCGGCCTGATCGGCCTCGAAGACCCGCCCCGACCGGATGTGCACGCGGCGGTCGGGCGCTGCCATACGGCCGGGCTGCGCGTCATCATGGTCACCGGCGACCACCCGACGACGGCGCTGGCCGTCGGTCGCGAAGTCGATCTGATTCGCAGCGCGACACCGCGCGTGCTGACCGGCGATGCGGTGCGCCAGATGAGCGCCGCCGAACTGCAGATCGCCCTCGAGGCGCCGGAAATCATCTTCGCCCGGGTCAGCGCCGAGCAGAAAATGCTGATCGTCCAGGCCCTGCAGGCCAAGGGCGAAATCGTGGCGGTCACCGGCGACGGGGTGAACGACGCGCCGGCTCTGCGCATGGCCGATATCGGCATCGCCATGGGGCTGTCGGGCACCGACGTGGCGCGCGAGGCAGCCGACATCGTGCTCCTCGACGACCACTTCGGCACCATCGTCAATGCCATCGAGGAGGGGCGGGCGGTCTATGAAAATATCCGCAAGTTCATCACCTACATCCTGACCTCGAACATCCCCGAGCTGATTCCCTATCTGGCTTTCGTGCTCTTCCGCATCCCGCTGCCGCTGACCGTGATCCAGATCCTCGCCGTCGATCTCGGCACCGACATGCTGCCGGCCATCGCGCTCGGCGCCGAAAAGCCGTCGCCCGACATCATGCAGTGCCCACCCCGGCCGCGCGGCGAACGCCTGCTCTCCGGTGCGCTGCTGGCGCGTGCCTATCTTTTCCTCGGCCCGCTCGAAGCGTTGGGCGCGATGGCGAGCTTCTTCTTCGTGCTCCATGGCTTCGGCTGGCAATACGGCGAAACCCTGGCCCTCGGCGACCCGCGCTACCTACAGGCGACCTCGGCCTGCCTGATGGCCATCGTGCTGGCGCAGATGGTCAATCTCTTCGTCTGCCGCCATCCCCGGCTGCCGGCCTGGCATTTCCCGCTGCTCGAAAATCGCTGGCTGCTGGCCGGGCTGGCCAGCGAGGTGGCGTTGCTGCTGGTCATTCTCTATACACCTTGGGGCAATCGCCTGTTCGGCACCGCCCCGTTGCCGGCTGAGGTTTTTCTCTACGCGATGCCATTCGCGCTTTTCCTCGGCCTGGCCGAAGAGGCCCGCAAGTGGCTGATCCGGCGCGGCCATCCGAATGCTTGATCGGCCCTTCCTTTAGCCTGCGGGCGCGGGTACGCTAGCGGAACCTGTTGTCCCGCAGCGAGCTGCGGTTCTCGTTCCTGAATGCAAACCTTATCGGATCAAGAAGGCACCATGCTCCAGCGCGACACCACCCTCACCACCGACCAGAAGGCCCTGGCCGTCAATCTCGACAAATACAAGTACGGCTCCATCGTCGAAATCGGCGCCGCCCAGGAAGTGGCGCGCCGCTTTTTCAAGGTCGGAGCCGCCGCCGGCACCATCGCCAAGACCATGTCAGCCTACGACATGGCGATCAGCGACGACATCTACGGCCACGTCAGCCGCTATGTCAGCCGCGACCGGCTATTGCAGATGCTGGACACCGAATTCAGCCAGGTGGTCAACCATCTGGCCCCGTTGCGCGCCAAGAACACCACCTTCTTCGCCTACGCGGCCACCGTCACCGCGCGCAGCTTCAAGCAGAAGAACGAATGCCACGGCTGGATCGGCATCCGCCTGCAACTGCACCCCGGCGCGGCGCCCAGCGACGTGATCCTGCATGTCCGCATGCTCGACAACGACAACGCCCACCAGGTGGATGCGCTCGGCATCCTCGGCGTGAATGTGATCCACGGCGCCTACTTCAATCACGAACAGCCGGAATGGATCATCGAGGGCCTGGCCGACGGTCTGGGCCGGGAACGCATCGAAATCGACCTGATCCACTTCAGCGGACCGCATTTCGAAGAAGTCGAAAACCGCCTGATGAACCTGCATCTGATCCGCAGCCAGCTGACGCCGGCCGTGGTCTTCAATCCTGACGGCAACGTCGTCGTCCCCGGCGACCTCTTCCACGGCAAGCCGGTGATGGTGATGCGTGGCGACTTCAAGCCGGTGACCTGTATCGACGTCGACATGATCTCGGCCGGCCTCAAGCAGTTCAGCCAGCTCGCCGCCGTCGACGAGAGCGAGATCGTCTCGCTCGCCGAAATCACCCTGAGCTCGCTGCTCAGCGGCGACCGGGTGGATGGTGCCGACTTCCTGGCCCGTCTCGATCTGCTCGCCTCGCAGGGCTACACGGTGATGATCTCGGACTACGTGCGCTATTTCCGGCTACGGGCCTATCTCCGGCGCTACACGCCGAAGCCGATCGGCATCGTGCTCTCGGTGCGCGAATTCGAGGTCCTGTTCGACGAAAAATTCTACGACAGCCTGGAAGGCGGCATCCTCGAAGCCTTCGGCAAACTCTTCCCGGACAACACCCACGTCTACGTCTACCCGGTGCGCCTGAGCGCCGCCCAAGGCGCCGAACTGATCACGCTGGCCAATGTCGAGGTGCCCGCCAACCTGCGCCATCTGCTCGCCCACCTCGTCGAAAATACCAAGCTGCTCGCCGTCGAACCGGTGGACGACAGCCACCTGCATATCGATGCCCGGCAAGTCCTGGCCAGCCTGCAAGGCGGCCGCAATGACTGGCAGGGCAGTGTTCCCGAAGGCGTCGCCCGGCGCATCGTCGACCAGCGGCTGCTCGGCTACGGCGGCCGTTAGCCGCGCGGGCCGGGCTATTTCAGATAGCCCCAGCTCTTCAGGCGGCTCTGCGAATAGTCTGCCGCCTTGCCCTGGCGGGTGCTGCGCAGGTAGGCCGCATACTGGCCGGCGGCTTCCGGTTGCTTGCCCATGCCTTCGAGCGCTACGCCCTTCAGGAAAGTGATGCCGGCATTGCCCGGCAGCAGGCGGTCGTAGCGATCGAGGTGGTCGTAGGCCAGCGCCGGGTCGCGCTGGCCGAGCGCCAGAACGCTGACCAGCTTGTGTGCCTGGGCTTCCTGCGGGTAGATCCGGGTTGCCGTCCGGGCGTAGTCGAGGGCCTGGGCGTCCTTGTCCTGTACCGACAGGCATTTCGCCATCAGGACATTGGCCGCGTAGTCGCGCGGCGTGGCTTTCAGCGCCAGCCGGAACTGCTCCTCGGCCTTGGCGTACTGCTTGGACGCCATTGCGGTTTCGCCGTTCTGGCAGGCGTCGATACACGGCTTGATGCGGCGCAGATCGGCCGTGCTGTCCATGAAGCGCTCGCGGCCCGGATCGCGCTTGTTGCTCGCGGCGTACTTGCTTTCGGCCAGTTGGCGGGCCGTGTCGCGGCGCTCGCTGCTCATCGGGTGCGTCGAGAACATGGTTTGCAGCATGCCGGGCGAGCTTTTCTGCTGATCGACCAGCAGCTGCTGCAGGCCGACCATGCCGCTCGCCGGGTAGCCGGCGCGCACCATGTATTCCTGCCCCAGGCTATCGGCCTCGCGTTCGTTGTCGCGCGAATAGCTGGAGAGCAGCACGCTGGCGCCGAGCTTGGTGCCGACGTCTACCAGCCCGCCATAGCCGGCGGCACTGCCGATGATATTGGCCCCGGTCATCGCGACCTGCGCGACCATCGCCTGACCCTGGCGTTGCGCCGCGTGCCGGGCATTGACGTGGCCCAGTTCGTGGCCGAGCAGGGCGGCCAGTTCGGCCTCGTTGTCGAGCTCGACGAGAATGCCGCGCGTCACCCCCATGGCGCCGCCGGGGAAAGTGTAGGCATTGACGTAATTGGCGTTGAGCACGCGGTAAGAGTAGGGCATCTGCGGGCGATGGGTGTTGGCATCCAGCCGGCGGCCGACATCGCCCAGATAGCGGTTGAGGGAAGCGTCCTGCACCGCCCCGAGGTCCTGTGAGAACTGTTGCGGCCCGACCTTCTGGTCGACGGCCTTTTCCTCGTCCTCGCTCAGGCCGACCAGAATCGCACCGCCACCGGTCGGCGAGCTGGCACAACCGGAGAGGGCGGCGGCGCCGAACAGGCAGAGCACCTGGCGGCGCGTCAGGCGGTTGCGGCGCAGATGCAGCGCCAATTCATCATGATCGTTCATCGGAAGCCTGCCGGAGTAAGGACGATGGAATCCTGATTTTGCGACAAAAACCGTTGGCTGACCATGCGTGGGGGGCAGAAGAGTGAGCCGGTCGCGTGCCAGTTCATCTGGCCGGCTTGCAGCCAGATTGGGTTGGTGCAAGCGGGGTACCTGATGGCAGAAGAACACAAATCTTTCGGCATAAAATTGGTGACGCCCCCTCGCAAGGGGGCTACCATGAACAAACGTTCAGCATGGTCTTGGACAGCGCTGAGTTTTCAATAAATCTCTGAAATTAAAGGAACTTATATGGGAATCTTTAGCAATATCCTGGCCAAACTCGGTTTTGGCGACAAAAAGGAAGAGGCAGTCGCCGCCGCACCTGGTGCCGCCGAAACCACAGCGGCCCCGGTCCCGGTGGCAATCAGCAGCGTTGATGTCGTGGCCAAGCTGGAGGCATTGGCGAGTGCCCATGGCGAAAAACTCAACTGGAAGGTATCGATCGTCGATCTGCTGAAACTGCTCGGTCTGGACAGCAGCCTAGCAGCGCGCAAGGAGCTGGCATCCGAACTGGGCTGCCCCGCCGAGAAGATGGGCGATTCGGCGCAGATGAATATGTGGCTGCACAAGACCGTGCTGCAGAAATTGGCTCAGAACGGCGGTAATATCCCGGCCGAACTGCTGTAACGCCACGCCAGTCGCTTTTTTTGACAGAGAAGGCCCGCCCAGCGCGGGCCTTCTTACGTTATGTGAATGCCCTTGAATACCCTTGAACAACTGTGCGCCGGGGAACTGGCCGGGTGCCGGCGACTTAAGCTGGCCTGTGGCCTGAGCGAATTCCCGCGCGAGATTTTTGATCTGGCCGATACGCTGGAAATCCTCGATCTGTCGGGGAATGCGCTCTCGTCGCTGCCAGACGAGCTGCCACGGCTGCACAAGCTGCGCATTCTGTTCTGCTCGGACAACCAGTTCACCGAGCTGCCCGAGGTTCTCGGGCAATGCGCCCAACTCGGCATGATCGGTTTCAAGGCCAATCAGATCCGGACCGTCTCTGCCGCCGCACTACCCTCGGCGCTGCGCTGGCTGATCCTGACCGATAACCGGATCGACGAACTGCCGGCTGAAATGGGCCGCTGTGCCCAACTCCAGAAGCTGATGCTGGCCGGCAACCGGTTGCAGGCTTTGCCGCCGGAGCTGGCCAATTGCCGGCGTCTGGAATTGCTGCGGATCGCCGCCAACCAGCTTTCCGCGCTGCCCGAGTGGCTGTTCTCCTTGCCGCGTTTGTCCTGGCTGGCTTACGCCGGTAATCCGTTCTGTGAAAATGTCGCGTCGGCGCAGACGCCGATCGGCAGTATTACCTGGAGCCAGCTACAGATCCTGCACCGCTTGGGCGAGGGCGCCTCGGGCGTGATTCACGAGGCGGAATGGCAGCATGGCGACGGATCGCAGCCGGTGGCGGTGAAATTGTTCAAGGGCGCCCTAACGAGCGACGGTCTGCCGCAAAACGAAATGGCCGCCTGCATTGGGGCCGGATCTCATCCCAATCTGATCCCCATGCTCGGCAGGATCGACGGCCATCCGGAAAATGTCGATGGCCTGGTGATGGCGCTGATCGAGCGCGGCTTCAGCAATCTGGCCGGACCGCCCAGCCTGGAGTCCTGCACGCGGGATGTTTATCACGACAACACCCGTTTTACCCTGGACTCGGCGATGCGCCTTGTCCTCGGCATCGCTTCCGCCGCCAGCCACCTGCATGCGCTGGGTATCGTCCATGGCGACCTGTACGCCCACAACATTCTGCATGCGGGCGACGGCCAGGCCTTGCTTGGCGATTTCGGTGCCGCCTCGTTCTTCGCCCCGGATGATCGGCCGCTGGCCGAAGCGCTGCAACGCATTGAGGTCAGAGCCTTTGCCTGTTTGCTGGATGAGTTGCTTGAGCGCTGCGTTGTTCCGGTCCACGCGTCTGATTTGCTGAAAGCGCTGACCGGACTGCAGACAGCCTGCGCCGAGGAAAAAGTCGAGGCGCGCCCGCTGTTTGCGGAGATTGTGGCGACATTGCAAACGCTGGCGCCTGCCTGAGTTCCGCCCGTACCTTCTAGCGCTGCGCCGACAAGGCCCGCGAAATGAAATAGCGGTGCACGCGTGGTTTCGGCGTATTTCCAGAAAACCAGCTGCGCACATCCTCATCCAGCCCGATACCGTGCATGTAGTTGTAGAGCGCCTTGTTGAGGGCGACGCCCAGGGCGCTGTGGTCGACGCCGGTCGGGTCGATGAATTCGACGTCGTTGGTGGCGAAGCTGATCGGAGGCAGCGGCTTCAATTTGATGCCGTATTCGGCCGGGTTGAGGCCGACCGGCGAATGCACGGTGCACGCGAAGCGGTGGAAGAAGCCGGACTGGATGCAGCCTTCGGCAAAGAGCTGGCGGACGTATTCCAGGGCATCGACGGTGTCCTGTACGGTCTGCGTCGGGAAGCCGTACATCAGGTAGGCGTGGACGAGGATGCCGGCTTCGCTGAAGGCGCGGGTGACACGGGCCACCTGGTCGACCGAGACGCCTTTTTTCATCAGCTTCAATAGGCGGTCGGAGGCGACTTCCAGGCCGCCGGAGACGGCGATGCAGCCGCTGTCGGCCAGCTGGTTGCAGAGTTCCGGGGTGAAGGATTTCTCGAAGCGGATGTTGCCCCACCAGGAAATCGCCCGGTTGCGCTTCTGCAGTTCGTCGGCCAGTGCCTTCAGGGCCTTGGGCGGGGCCGCTTCGTCGACGAAATGGAAGCCGCTCTGGCCGGTTTCGGCAATGATTTCCTCGATGCGGTCGACCAGCAAGGCGGCCGGGGCGCCGTCGTAGCGCCCGATGTAATCGAGGCTGACGTCGCAGAAGCTGCATTTCTTCCAGTAGCAGCCATGCGCCACGGTCAGCTTGTTCCAGCGCCCGTCCGACCATAGGCGGTGCATCGGATTGAGCATGTCGAGCAGCGAGAGGTAGCGGCCGAGCGGCAGGCCGTCCCAGGTCGGGGTGCCGACGTCGGCGAACGGGATGTCGGCTTCGCCGGTGTTGAAATAGCGGACCTGGCCGTCGACGCGGGTGAAGGTGCGCACCAGGTTCAGGCGCAGGCGTTGGCCGGCGAGGTGTTCGAGCAGCGCGACGATCGGCTGCTCGCCGTCGTCGAGGGTGATGTAGTCGAAATAGTCGAAGACGCGGGCTTCCTTGAGTTCGCGCAGTTCGGTATTGACCCAGCCGCCGCCGAGTACGGTGACGATGGCCGGGTGCCTGGCCTTGATCGTCTGCGCGATGCGGAAGGCGGCATAGACCGAACCGGGAAAGGGCACCGACAGCAGCACGATGGCGGGGCGATGGCGTTCAATGGCGGCCAGGGTCAGATCTTGCAGCGTGTCGTCGACCAGGGTTGGCGGGGCTGCCAGCGCCCTAGCCAGCGGCTCGAAAGTCGGCTGGCTGCGGGCCAGCGATTCGGCGTAGCGGACGAATTCGAAGCGGCCATCGACGGCTTCGCGCAGCACGTCGGCGAGATCGTCGAGGTAGAGGGTCGCCAGATGGCGCGCCCGGTCCTGGACACCAAGCGAGCCGAAGGCCCAGGCCAGCGGGTCGCCACCGTCATCGTCGATATAGTTGTCGAGCGACGCAAAGCGCGGCCCCTCGGGCAGGAAATTGCGGCCGCAGATGCGGTGGCCGATCGAGGGGTCGGCGCCCTGCAGGAAGGCGACGGCCGGCGTGACGGTAGCCAGATAGCGGTCGAACTGCGCGGCGAAGCCGGCCACCACCGGCGAGCGCTTGCGCGCCGGTATGGCCTCGACGTGCTTCCTGATCGCCTGCAGGCCGGCCTGCGAAAACAGTTCGAGGACGAGGGCCAGGGCGATGTCTTCCTGCACCGCATCGACCCCGCGCGAACGCAGGAAGCCAGTCAGGTAGGCGGTCGACGGGTAGGGGGTGTTGAGCTGCGTCATCGGCGGGATGACGGAGAGGACGCGAATGGGGGAGGCGGGCATGGTGGGGCGAATGATAGGGGAAGCGGCTGGCTTGTAAAGGGCGTGAAATCTTGGGGTGCTTAAATGGCTATCTCTTTATCTCGATAACCCCGTTGCCCGATGCTGCGATCCTGTCTTTTCGGCCGTGCCTTGTCCGCCGCCATTTTTGCCCTCGTCCTTTTCGCGATACCGCCCGCCCAGGCCGCCACCTCCGGCGACCCCGGCCTGATTGCCCAGGATATTGCCGGCGCCGGGCGCCTGCGCATGCAGTCGCAACGGCTGGCCAAGCTCTATCAGCAGGCAGCCATGGGTATGGCCGCGCCGGTGGCTTCGCGGCAGATCGGGGAGGCCGCTCTTGAAATCGACGGTGAACTTGCCCGCCTAGCCCGCTATGCCCGGAAACCGAATGTTCAGCGCGTCCATGGCCGTTGCCAGGAGATCTGGCTGGAATTGCGCGCCACCCTGAAGAGCAACTCCGGCCGGGCCGCGATCGAGCGCGTGAATCAGCTGGCCGATGAGTTGATGATCCACACCGGCAAGCTGGCGATGCTGATCGAGGCCGAGGCGGAAACGCCGGTTGGCCGCCTGCTCGATCTGTCCTCGCGGCTGAATATGCTCTCCCAGCGGCTGGCCCGGCTCTACTTGCTAGCCCAGGCGGGCGACAAGTCGCAGGGGGTGCTGATCGATATCGCGCAGGCGCGCAAGGAGTTTAGCGCCGGTCTGCACGAGCTGGATACGGCCCGCGAGAATACCTCGGCCAGCCGGGAGGCGATTGCGCTGGCCAAGAACCAGTGGATCTTTTTCGAGCTGGCGATCAGCCAGCTGAACCAGGGCAACCGGGGCGACGGCCGGGCGGCGCAGCATGTCGCGACGAGCAGCGAGCGGATCGCCCAGGTGCTGGACGAGGCTAGCGCGCAATACGCCCGGGATTATTCGGGGAGCCTGCGCGCCGCCAGGTAGCGGCGGCGTCAGCGGGCGAGCTTCTGGCGGATCATGGGCAGGGCGGCAAGGGCAGCGCGCTCGCCTTCCATGATCGCGTCGTGGCGGGCGGTGAAATCCCAGGATTTGACGTAGGGCAGGTTGGGGCGGATGACGATGTCGGCATCGCGCA
This genomic window contains:
- a CDS encoding leucine-rich repeat-containing protein kinase family protein, with the translated sequence MPLNTLEQLCAGELAGCRRLKLACGLSEFPREIFDLADTLEILDLSGNALSSLPDELPRLHKLRILFCSDNQFTELPEVLGQCAQLGMIGFKANQIRTVSAAALPSALRWLILTDNRIDELPAEMGRCAQLQKLMLAGNRLQALPPELANCRRLELLRIAANQLSALPEWLFSLPRLSWLAYAGNPFCENVASAQTPIGSITWSQLQILHRLGEGASGVIHEAEWQHGDGSQPVAVKLFKGALTSDGLPQNEMAACIGAGSHPNLIPMLGRIDGHPENVDGLVMALIERGFSNLAGPPSLESCTRDVYHDNTRFTLDSAMRLVLGIASAASHLHALGIVHGDLYAHNILHAGDGQALLGDFGAASFFAPDDRPLAEALQRIEVRAFACLLDELLERCVVPVHASDLLKALTGLQTACAEEKVEARPLFAEIVATLQTLAPA
- a CDS encoding B12-binding domain-containing radical SAM protein, producing MPASPIRVLSVIPPMTQLNTPYPSTAYLTGFLRSRGVDAVQEDIALALVLELFSQAGLQAIRKHVEAIPARKRSPVVAGFAAQFDRYLATVTPAVAFLQGADPSIGHRICGRNFLPEGPRFASLDNYIDDDGGDPLAWAFGSLGVQDRARHLATLYLDDLADVLREAVDGRFEFVRYAESLARSQPTFEPLARALAAPPTLVDDTLQDLTLAAIERHRPAIVLLSVPFPGSVYAAFRIAQTIKARHPAIVTVLGGGWVNTELRELKEARVFDYFDYITLDDGEQPIVALLEHLAGQRLRLNLVRTFTRVDGQVRYFNTGEADIPFADVGTPTWDGLPLGRYLSLLDMLNPMHRLWSDGRWNKLTVAHGCYWKKCSFCDVSLDYIGRYDGAPAALLVDRIEEIIAETGQSGFHFVDEAAPPKALKALADELQKRNRAISWWGNIRFEKSFTPELCNQLADSGCIAVSGGLEVASDRLLKLMKKGVSVDQVARVTRAFSEAGILVHAYLMYGFPTQTVQDTVDALEYVRQLFAEGCIQSGFFHRFACTVHSPVGLNPAEYGIKLKPLPPISFATNDVEFIDPTGVDHSALGVALNKALYNYMHGIGLDEDVRSWFSGNTPKPRVHRYFISRALSAQR
- a CDS encoding type IV pili methyl-accepting chemotaxis transducer N-terminal domain-containing protein, encoding MSAAIFALVLFAIPPAQAATSGDPGLIAQDIAGAGRLRMQSQRLAKLYQQAAMGMAAPVASRQIGEAALEIDGELARLARYARKPNVQRVHGRCQEIWLELRATLKSNSGRAAIERVNQLADELMIHTGKLAMLIEAEAETPVGRLLDLSSRLNMLSQRLARLYLLAQAGDKSQGVLIDIAQARKEFSAGLHELDTARENTSASREAIALAKNQWIFFELAISQLNQGNRGDGRAAQHVATSSERIAQVLDEASAQYARDYSGSLRAAR